A single genomic interval of Methyloceanibacter caenitepidi harbors:
- a CDS encoding HlyD family secretion protein, with the protein MESPTHDPDGQITSHAEPAARGTQEARAPSPGGNDEASGTGAPQNDDQGASPSPGRRDSWGTRLVRQHPRASLATLTTVVVIAICGYLYLDYADRFESTDDAFIAARNFAVAPEVSGYLTHVNVTDNQHIRAGDVIARVDDRPYRIALEQADARVDAGNASIAQAKAQIEVQKAKIAATDAQLTEAQAALVFAQEQATRYQKLAKDGWGPIENAQEHTSQFHQQEAAVQSARASLVLAQRQMLSLEAQLKSADANLSQAKAARDKAELDLSYTTVTAAQSGHVVQLSAAVGELAEAGTDLSMFVPDEIWVTANFKETQLDKIRPGQRANLEVDAYPERVFHGHVASIQSGSGTAFSLLPAENATGNYIKIVQRVPVKIIIDDPPNDVALGPGMSVVPTVRINSEPSLYERLGSWL; encoded by the coding sequence ATGGAGTCGCCCACACACGACCCTGACGGCCAAATCACCTCACACGCGGAGCCAGCCGCACGAGGCACACAGGAGGCGCGCGCGCCAAGCCCCGGCGGCAACGACGAGGCGTCTGGCACCGGCGCACCGCAGAACGACGACCAAGGAGCCAGCCCCTCCCCTGGCCGGCGTGACAGCTGGGGCACGAGGCTGGTGCGCCAGCATCCCAGGGCATCCCTGGCTACACTCACAACCGTCGTCGTGATCGCAATCTGCGGATACCTGTACCTGGATTACGCGGATCGCTTCGAGTCGACCGACGACGCCTTCATCGCGGCTCGAAACTTCGCCGTCGCTCCCGAAGTTTCGGGCTATCTCACTCACGTCAACGTGACCGATAATCAGCACATTCGCGCTGGCGACGTGATCGCGCGGGTCGATGACCGTCCATACCGCATAGCCCTTGAACAGGCCGATGCGCGCGTGGACGCTGGGAACGCCAGCATTGCGCAGGCCAAAGCCCAGATCGAAGTTCAAAAGGCCAAGATCGCCGCGACCGATGCTCAGCTAACGGAGGCACAGGCGGCGCTCGTTTTTGCTCAGGAACAAGCCACTCGCTACCAGAAGCTCGCCAAGGACGGCTGGGGCCCTATTGAAAATGCTCAGGAGCATACCTCCCAGTTCCATCAACAGGAGGCTGCCGTGCAAAGCGCGCGAGCCTCTCTAGTTTTGGCACAGCGGCAGATGCTGTCGCTAGAGGCTCAGTTGAAGAGCGCGGACGCCAATCTCTCCCAAGCAAAGGCCGCACGGGACAAGGCGGAACTCGATCTTTCCTACACGACGGTCACGGCCGCTCAGAGTGGGCACGTCGTGCAACTCAGCGCCGCGGTTGGCGAGTTGGCCGAGGCGGGCACGGATCTCAGCATGTTCGTACCGGACGAGATTTGGGTTACGGCCAACTTCAAGGAAACGCAGCTCGACAAAATACGACCTGGCCAGCGCGCGAACTTGGAAGTCGACGCCTACCCGGAGCGGGTTTTCCATGGCCATGTCGCCAGCATCCAATCCGGTTCGGGGACCGCGTTCTCGCTCCTGCCTGCCGAGAACGCGACTGGCAACTACATCAAGATCGTTCAACGGGTGCCCGTAAAGATCATCATCGACGACCCGCCGAATGACGTTGCGCTTGGTCCTGGCATGTCGGTGGTTCCGACCGTGCGAATCAATTCAGAGCCGTCTCTATATGAGCGCCTGGGAAGCTGGCTGTGA
- a CDS encoding alpha/beta fold hydrolase produces MPTITMTDGTEIYYKDWGDGQPIVFSHGWPLSGDAFEDQMFHMASRAYRCIAHDRRGHGRSSQPWTGYDYDTFADDLATLIDTLDLRDVVLVAHSMGGGEIARYIGRYGTDRVSKVVLIADVTPLMLKTDSNPNGTPMEAFDGIRDAIVTNRTQFWKDVSLPFFGYNRPDAKVSESVRDWFWLQGTQASFKGTYDCVRAFSETDFTEDLKKIDVPTLILHGDDDQIVPIAASAMLSSKLIKGATLKVYKGAPHGMCTTHKDQVNDDLQAFVENTMEALAS; encoded by the coding sequence ATGCCTACGATCACGATGACTGACGGAACCGAGATCTACTACAAAGACTGGGGAGACGGTCAGCCGATCGTCTTCAGCCATGGCTGGCCGCTCAGCGGCGATGCGTTCGAGGACCAGATGTTTCACATGGCCTCGCGCGCCTATCGCTGTATTGCCCATGACCGCCGCGGGCACGGACGCTCGAGCCAGCCCTGGACGGGCTACGACTACGACACCTTCGCCGATGACCTTGCGACGCTGATCGATACGCTTGACCTTCGAGATGTGGTCTTGGTCGCGCACTCGATGGGTGGCGGCGAGATCGCCCGCTACATCGGCCGCTATGGTACGGACCGGGTGTCCAAGGTTGTCCTGATTGCCGACGTCACGCCTCTGATGCTCAAGACGGACTCGAATCCGAACGGCACGCCGATGGAAGCGTTCGATGGCATCCGCGACGCGATTGTCACGAACCGTACGCAGTTCTGGAAGGATGTCAGCCTCCCGTTCTTCGGCTACAACCGGCCCGATGCCAAGGTCTCCGAAAGCGTGCGGGATTGGTTCTGGCTGCAGGGCACGCAGGCGAGCTTCAAGGGCACCTACGATTGCGTGAGGGCGTTCTCGGAGACGGACTTCACCGAAGACCTGAAGAAGATCGACGTGCCCACGTTGATCCTGCACGGCGACGACGATCAGATCGTTCCCATTGCCGCGTCAGCGATGCTTTCCTCGAAGCTGATCAAGGGCGCGACCCTCAAGGTGTACAAGGGCGCCCCGCACGGGATGTGCACCACACACAAGGATCAGGTCAATGATGACCTGCAGGCCTTCGTCGAGAACACCATGGAGGCTCTCGCCTCCTAA
- a CDS encoding YoaK family protein has product MTTAREPPAVLIRDALLVALTFSSGAIDAISFMVLGKTFSAFMTGNLVFFGMRLVSGHGPALSFVLSSLCAFACGSYLGTSFTTQQGSGLWPWRVSATLLLTATTQLLFFVIWLAAGAQPAETLTTVLLAVSALGMGLQTAAVRSLAVKGIFTTAATFTLVALTGDLVGSRPTDEAPRVASVLAALVTGASVGCFLVLDVAPLYAPILPLLVTLAVVGIGAFRLNRPASNPDIVN; this is encoded by the coding sequence ATGACAACGGCACGAGAACCGCCCGCCGTGTTGATACGAGACGCATTGCTCGTGGCGCTGACTTTCTCCTCCGGGGCGATCGACGCCATCAGCTTCATGGTCCTGGGCAAGACATTTTCGGCGTTCATGACCGGAAATCTCGTTTTCTTCGGCATGCGGCTTGTGAGTGGACACGGACCTGCCCTGTCCTTCGTCTTGAGCTCGCTTTGCGCCTTCGCGTGCGGCTCCTATCTCGGAACAAGTTTCACGACACAGCAAGGTTCCGGGCTCTGGCCTTGGCGTGTCTCGGCCACCTTGTTGCTGACGGCAACCACCCAGCTTCTGTTTTTCGTGATCTGGCTCGCCGCTGGCGCACAACCGGCGGAAACGCTGACGACCGTCCTGCTGGCTGTATCTGCGCTGGGCATGGGGCTCCAGACTGCAGCCGTTCGTTCACTGGCTGTGAAGGGCATTTTTACGACAGCCGCCACCTTCACCCTTGTAGCCCTGACCGGGGACTTGGTCGGCTCAAGGCCGACGGATGAAGCTCCACGCGTAGCCAGCGTGCTCGCAGCGCTCGTAACGGGGGCGAGCGTGGGCTGCTTTTTGGTTCTGGATGTGGCGCCCCTCTATGCCCCGATACTGCCTCTGCTCGTAACGCTCGCCGTTGTCGGGATCGGTGCATTCCGTTTGAACAGGCCGGCTAGCAACCCAGACATCGTCAATTGA
- a CDS encoding EF-hand domain-containing protein — translation MTRIVFSVVMFLCATGAAVADRGARLPDKVKCGEVWSMTKHRGAVASGGQADVYIVDYHILDVNGDGKVTKSEFMKGCRSGQVGAGSR, via the coding sequence ATGACGCGGATTGTTTTCTCGGTTGTTATGTTTCTTTGCGCGACGGGTGCGGCGGTCGCCGATCGCGGGGCGCGATTGCCGGACAAGGTCAAGTGCGGCGAAGTTTGGAGCATGACCAAGCACCGTGGAGCTGTCGCCTCGGGCGGTCAGGCCGACGTCTACATCGTCGACTATCACATCCTCGACGTGAACGGTGACGGCAAGGTCACCAAGTCGGAGTTCATGAAAGGCTGCCGCAGCGGCCAGGTCGGCGCGGGCTCGCGGTAA
- a CDS encoding oxalate decarboxylase family bicupin → MTKTPNEATTNADPQPVRGDRGAPIMGPRNVPIERENPDLLASPYTDQGTVPNMKFPFAAARNHITSGGWGREVTARELPAAKTLAGVNMRLKPGGIREMHWHAEAEWAYMIAGRCRITAVDNQGRNFIDDVGPGDLWNFPAGIPHSIQGLEEGCEFLLVFDDGNFSENETFLLTDWFAHTPRDVLAKNFGLPESAFDRIPTDVEHTRWVFAGDVPPPIQSDVVQSPAGTVPTRYSYRLLEQEPIKTPYGQVRIADSSNFPAASTIAAALVEINPGAMRELHWHPNADEWQYYVSGKGRMTVFSPGKARTFNFQAGDVGSVPFVNGHYVENVGDEVLRYLEVFRAPRFQDISLNQWMGLSPRELVQAHLNLDGESVAKLRKDKPILAG, encoded by the coding sequence ATGACGAAGACGCCGAATGAAGCGACTACGAATGCAGATCCGCAGCCCGTACGTGGCGACCGTGGGGCGCCGATCATGGGCCCTCGCAACGTCCCGATCGAGCGTGAGAATCCCGACCTACTGGCGTCGCCCTACACCGACCAGGGCACCGTCCCCAACATGAAGTTCCCATTCGCCGCGGCGCGCAATCACATCACAAGCGGAGGGTGGGGCCGCGAGGTCACGGCGCGAGAGCTGCCTGCGGCAAAAACCCTCGCCGGGGTCAACATGCGGCTCAAGCCAGGAGGCATTCGCGAGATGCACTGGCACGCGGAGGCGGAATGGGCCTACATGATTGCGGGCCGGTGCCGCATCACCGCTGTCGATAATCAAGGCCGCAATTTCATCGACGACGTCGGGCCGGGCGATCTGTGGAACTTTCCGGCTGGAATTCCTCACTCGATCCAGGGGCTCGAGGAGGGATGCGAATTTCTGCTCGTTTTTGACGACGGAAATTTCTCGGAGAACGAGACCTTCCTGCTGACCGATTGGTTCGCACACACGCCGCGAGATGTTCTTGCCAAGAATTTCGGCCTGCCCGAGTCGGCCTTTGACCGCATTCCCACGGACGTTGAGCATACGCGCTGGGTATTCGCGGGCGATGTCCCCCCGCCCATTCAGTCGGATGTTGTCCAGTCCCCTGCGGGCACCGTTCCGACCAGGTACAGCTATCGATTGTTGGAACAGGAGCCGATCAAGACCCCCTACGGGCAGGTCCGTATCGCGGATTCGTCCAACTTTCCTGCAGCGAGCACGATCGCTGCCGCGTTGGTGGAGATCAACCCTGGGGCCATGCGCGAACTCCACTGGCATCCCAACGCCGACGAGTGGCAGTACTACGTCAGCGGCAAGGGGCGCATGACGGTGTTCTCTCCTGGCAAAGCGCGCACGTTCAATTTTCAGGCCGGTGATGTCGGCTCCGTTCCATTCGTCAATGGACACTATGTCGAGAACGTCGGCGACGAGGTCCTGCGCTACCTGGAGGTCTTCCGCGCCCCGAGGTTCCAAGACATCTCGCTCAATCAATGGATGGGTTTGTCCCCGCGGGAGTTGGTCCAAGCACATCTCAACCTGGACGGTGAAAGCGTGGCGAAGCTCCGCAAGGACAAGCCCATACTCGCAGGTTAG
- a CDS encoding cytochrome-c peroxidase: MEQQVDNTEAKAIAGAPFLLSGSPERVPALGKVLFFDKNLSVNRNEACAFCHMPQTGYQGALETINLKGVAQPGSVRTRFSLRKPPSAAYAVYSPPLIYADKPGEAKCTHCFIGGNFWDLRATGLRLQNATAMQAQGSPLNPTEMANPDPACVVRRISERPYRPLFESIWGPRSFAITWPDNVDAICSRPNNTPDSAIGSEVPGPESTPAVVALEPEDRARVQSTFDQMARSIAAFEKSPEVSPFSSKFDAFLAGNANLTPAERRGYGLFTGKANCDDCHVPTGQRPLFTDNSTSNLGVPRNPELAYYKETAADEFGYVANPVGDAFVDLGVGNFLRSPENADKAWKTVAAEFDGRFRVPTLRNVDKRPRDDFVKAYGHNGYFKSLKEVVHFYNTRDVLPRCAPGARGEKVSCWPAPEVPQNLSKSCCNLGLSDSDEDDLVAFLKTLTDGYVGN, encoded by the coding sequence GTGGAACAGCAAGTCGATAACACTGAAGCCAAGGCAATTGCAGGGGCTCCGTTCCTTTTGTCAGGGAGTCCGGAGAGGGTGCCCGCACTGGGCAAGGTCCTCTTCTTCGACAAGAACCTGTCGGTCAATCGCAACGAGGCGTGCGCGTTCTGCCATATGCCACAAACCGGCTATCAAGGTGCACTCGAAACTATCAATCTGAAAGGGGTCGCGCAGCCGGGTTCGGTCAGAACGCGCTTCAGCCTCAGGAAACCCCCGAGCGCGGCCTACGCCGTCTACTCGCCTCCGCTGATTTATGCAGACAAGCCTGGCGAAGCAAAATGTACCCATTGCTTCATCGGTGGCAACTTCTGGGACCTGCGGGCGACGGGCCTCAGGCTTCAAAACGCAACGGCAATGCAGGCCCAGGGTTCGCCGCTGAATCCTACGGAGATGGCCAACCCTGATCCTGCCTGCGTCGTGCGGCGGATTTCTGAGCGACCCTATCGGCCGTTGTTCGAGAGCATCTGGGGGCCACGGTCTTTCGCAATCACGTGGCCCGACAATGTTGACGCGATATGCAGCCGGCCGAACAACACTCCCGACTCGGCCATTGGTTCAGAGGTACCAGGTCCGGAGAGTACGCCTGCTGTCGTCGCGCTGGAGCCTGAGGACCGTGCCCGCGTTCAATCGACCTTCGACCAGATGGCGAGATCAATCGCTGCTTTCGAGAAGTCGCCCGAGGTCAGCCCGTTCTCGTCGAAGTTCGACGCTTTTCTGGCGGGGAACGCCAATCTCACCCCCGCAGAGCGTCGCGGCTATGGGCTCTTCACAGGAAAGGCAAACTGTGACGACTGTCATGTGCCGACCGGCCAACGTCCCTTGTTTACCGACAACTCGACGTCGAATCTTGGCGTGCCGCGCAATCCAGAGCTCGCCTACTACAAGGAGACCGCAGCCGACGAATTTGGCTACGTCGCCAATCCCGTCGGCGACGCCTTCGTCGATCTTGGCGTCGGAAACTTCCTGAGAAGTCCGGAGAACGCAGACAAGGCCTGGAAGACGGTTGCAGCGGAATTCGACGGCCGTTTCCGTGTGCCAACGCTTCGCAATGTCGACAAGCGCCCCCGAGATGACTTTGTGAAGGCCTATGGCCACAACGGTTATTTCAAGAGCCTTAAGGAGGTCGTCCACTTCTACAACACGAGGGACGTGCTCCCCCGGTGTGCACCTGGCGCACGAGGGGAGAAGGTCTCGTGCTGGCCGGCTCCCGAGGTCCCACAGAACTTGAGCAAGAGCTGCTGTAACCTCGGCCTCTCGGATTCGGACGAGGATGATCTCGTCGCGTTCTTGAAGACGCTCACGGATGGCTATGTAGGGAACTAG
- a CDS encoding ABC transporter permease, with translation MTELVQGLDQKILLSLAQAAAAILLCFSLVLLCRRFSVHVERETTLSLLRGLVQMVAVGVVLSLLLHGGVLTSALILLAMTFAAAFTASRRAPDIDDALLVAFYAVGAGASVVIAFMLVTHAITPEVTVLVPVGSMIIANAMNAAAQAMERFKSDVTSHVGQIEAGLSLGAEPRATVAPYVQSAVYASLLPRLDMLKSLGLVWIPGVMAGMLVSGASPVYAGIFQFIVVAMILTASGIAGLVATLLFRTRAFSKEAQLTLRPGRQES, from the coding sequence ATGACTGAGCTAGTCCAAGGCCTGGACCAAAAGATCCTGCTAAGCTTGGCGCAAGCGGCGGCGGCTATCTTGCTCTGCTTCAGCCTCGTGCTCTTGTGCCGGCGCTTCTCTGTTCATGTGGAACGCGAGACAACCCTCTCCCTTCTCCGGGGCCTGGTCCAAATGGTGGCCGTAGGGGTTGTGTTGTCCCTGCTCCTTCATGGAGGCGTCCTTACTTCGGCCCTGATCCTGCTCGCCATGACATTCGCGGCGGCCTTTACCGCGTCACGGCGAGCTCCCGATATCGACGACGCGTTGCTCGTCGCCTTTTACGCGGTCGGCGCCGGCGCAAGCGTCGTGATCGCCTTCATGCTCGTCACCCATGCGATCACCCCTGAAGTGACCGTGCTTGTGCCGGTAGGCAGTATGATCATCGCTAACGCTATGAACGCGGCCGCTCAGGCGATGGAGCGGTTCAAGTCCGATGTGACGTCACATGTCGGCCAGATCGAAGCGGGCTTGTCGCTCGGCGCCGAACCCCGCGCGACCGTCGCGCCCTACGTGCAAAGTGCGGTCTACGCGAGTCTTCTGCCACGCCTCGACATGCTCAAATCGCTGGGTCTCGTCTGGATCCCCGGAGTCATGGCCGGAATGCTGGTTTCCGGTGCAAGCCCCGTCTATGCCGGCATCTTCCAATTCATTGTGGTCGCCATGATCCTGACCGCCTCGGGCATCGCGGGGCTCGTCGCCACGCTCCTTTTCCGGACACGAGCCTTCTCGAAAGAGGCACAGCTGACACTTCGTCCCGGCCGGCAAGAATCCTGA
- a CDS encoding ABC transporter ATP-binding protein, giving the protein MAEVPCNNAEHPLALEAVNVYRAVPGKILTDNISVQVKKGDVLAIVGPSGSGKSSFLRLLNRLDEPTRGVVKVDGEDYRSISPEILRRRVGMVMQSAYLFPGTVGENVAFGPAQRGKSLPDTRIDALLERVGLSEYGDRDVDNLSGGEAQRVSIARTLANEPEILLLDEPTSALDESTALEIETLVRDIIRERHMTCVIVTHSNAQARRVASRTMIIESGKLAKIGPTDEVLRDD; this is encoded by the coding sequence ATGGCCGAAGTACCCTGCAATAATGCCGAGCATCCCCTCGCGCTCGAAGCCGTTAACGTCTATCGGGCCGTGCCCGGCAAGATCCTCACAGACAATATCAGCGTCCAAGTGAAAAAGGGCGACGTCCTCGCGATCGTCGGGCCCAGCGGATCGGGAAAATCCTCGTTCTTGCGGCTGCTCAATCGGCTCGACGAGCCGACCCGCGGGGTCGTCAAAGTCGACGGCGAAGACTATCGCAGCATCTCGCCAGAGATCCTACGCCGGCGCGTCGGCATGGTCATGCAGTCTGCCTATTTGTTCCCGGGAACCGTGGGGGAGAATGTTGCCTTCGGTCCCGCGCAACGCGGCAAGTCTTTGCCGGATACGCGGATCGATGCGCTCCTAGAGCGGGTAGGCCTGTCGGAATACGGGGATAGAGACGTGGACAATCTGTCAGGCGGCGAGGCCCAACGGGTTTCCATTGCCCGAACTTTGGCGAACGAGCCGGAAATACTTCTGCTGGACGAACCGACATCTGCACTCGATGAATCCACGGCGCTGGAAATCGAGACTCTGGTTCGCGACATCATCCGAGAACGCCACATGACTTGCGTGATCGTGACCCACAGCAATGCGCAAGCTCGTCGCGTCGCCAGCCGCACGATGATCATCGAGAGTGGAAAACTCGCAAAAATCGGCCCCACTGACGAGGTTCTAAGAGATGACTGA
- a CDS encoding Dps family protein, with the protein MNDLAMRREAPLRTPTDLGANVTRDIGGALNALLADVFALYLKTKNFHWHVSGPHFRDYHLMFDDQATQIFATTDDIAERVRKIGGMTVHSIGEIARLQRIPDNDAAYVEPSDMLGELRMDNQRLITSMREAHNLCDEENDVATTSLIENWIDEAERRVWFLYEAGRNTGSAT; encoded by the coding sequence ATGAACGACTTAGCAATGCGCCGGGAGGCTCCGCTGCGGACGCCCACCGACCTGGGAGCCAATGTTACACGAGACATCGGCGGTGCTCTGAATGCGCTGCTTGCCGATGTCTTCGCTCTCTATCTTAAGACCAAGAACTTTCATTGGCATGTCAGCGGGCCTCATTTCCGGGACTATCACCTCATGTTCGACGACCAAGCTACTCAGATCTTCGCCACGACGGACGATATCGCCGAGCGCGTTCGAAAGATTGGCGGCATGACCGTTCACTCGATCGGCGAGATCGCACGGCTTCAGCGCATTCCCGACAACGACGCGGCCTACGTCGAACCTTCCGACATGCTTGGCGAACTCCGCATGGACAATCAGCGACTGATCACGAGCATGCGCGAAGCCCACAATCTCTGTGACGAAGAGAATGATGTCGCGACGACCAGCCTTATCGAAAACTGGATCGACGAGGCAGAGCGCCGTGTCTGGTTTCTCTACGAGGCCGGTCGCAATACCGGATCCGCAACCTAA
- a CDS encoding helix-turn-helix domain-containing protein, with protein MKRRRASWPGVAVEIVQTVGSEPVEFKFRAPAHLLILFEQGVRHEGETVVDGTRSLLHDVTRKFVFVPAGHAYRDTYSPRSGMRIVFFYLDRTTVPSRRPEDAVDCLNARLFFDDATLLSTAMKLSTLIESDLVEEDGSYLAALGQALAHELVGHRRRPSLRTTAFKGGLAAWQQRIVASHIEENLGEPVTLAELADLVGLSPYHFCRAFKQSFGLPPHRYHTSRRIEYAKTLLADPELSVTEIGLRVGFCETSSFTTAFRKSTGLTPTAYVRSLS; from the coding sequence GTGAAGCGCAGACGCGCGAGCTGGCCGGGCGTGGCTGTGGAAATCGTGCAAACCGTGGGCAGTGAACCTGTCGAATTCAAATTCCGTGCGCCTGCCCATTTGCTCATCCTGTTCGAGCAAGGCGTGCGGCACGAAGGCGAAACAGTCGTCGATGGAACCCGATCCCTGCTCCACGATGTCACTCGGAAGTTCGTATTCGTCCCGGCTGGCCATGCCTATCGCGATACCTATTCGCCACGAAGCGGAATGAGGATTGTCTTCTTCTACCTCGATCGCACCACGGTCCCCTCCAGAAGGCCTGAGGATGCGGTCGACTGTCTCAACGCCCGGCTTTTCTTCGATGACGCCACGCTTCTGTCTACTGCAATGAAACTCAGTACACTGATCGAGAGCGATCTCGTAGAGGAGGATGGGTCCTACTTGGCGGCTCTCGGTCAAGCCTTGGCGCATGAACTCGTCGGACATCGCCGGCGTCCGTCATTGCGCACGACCGCGTTCAAGGGCGGACTTGCGGCCTGGCAGCAAAGGATAGTGGCATCGCACATTGAGGAAAACCTAGGAGAGCCCGTTACGCTCGCGGAACTTGCCGACCTCGTCGGTCTGAGCCCTTATCACTTCTGCCGGGCGTTCAAGCAGTCGTTCGGGCTGCCGCCGCACCGCTACCACACAAGTAGGCGCATTGAATACGCTAAGACGCTCCTTGCAGACCCTGAGCTCTCCGTAACCGAGATCGGCTTACGCGTGGGATTCTGCGAGACGAGTTCGTTCACAACCGCCTTCCGCAAATCGACTGGACTAACCCCTACCGCCTATGTGCGGAGCCTCTCCTGA
- a CDS encoding response regulator transcription factor — translation MNNAPVISIVDDDESVRTATQGLVRSLGFVARAFESAEDFLGSNCVDESGCLIVDVQMPNMSGLELQSVLRAKGSHVPIIFVTAFPEERYRTQAFKEGAAGFLGKPFDCDVLIEHLTAALSHDRNVAPNVQPT, via the coding sequence GTGAACAACGCGCCCGTAATCTCAATCGTTGACGACGACGAGTCGGTTCGCACGGCAACCCAGGGGTTGGTGCGCTCGCTAGGCTTTGTTGCGCGCGCGTTCGAGTCCGCTGAGGACTTTCTCGGGTCGAACTGCGTTGATGAATCCGGGTGTTTAATCGTGGACGTCCAAATGCCCAACATGAGCGGGTTGGAGCTGCAAAGCGTCTTACGTGCAAAAGGCAGCCATGTGCCGATCATCTTCGTCACGGCGTTCCCCGAGGAGCGGTACCGGACTCAGGCCTTCAAGGAAGGCGCAGCGGGCTTCCTTGGCAAGCCATTCGACTGCGACGTTCTCATTGAGCACTTGACGGCAGCCCTTTCGCACGACCGCAACGTGGCGCCCAACGTCCAGCCGACCTAA
- a CDS encoding response regulator transcription factor yields MVINPSAHDDASESPLVLVVDDDPSMREALDSLFRSVGLHVRLFASAPELLESKLPDVTCCLVLDIRLPRRSGLDFQSELAKLDIDIPIIFITGHGDVPMSVRAMKAGAVDFLTKPFRDQDLLDAVSVALERDRKRREESKGIAEISALFEGLTPREREVMSLVTTGLMNKQVAAEMGVSEITVKIHRGNAMRKMRARSLADLVRMAEALGLHAERQ; encoded by the coding sequence ATCGTGATCAATCCATCTGCCCACGACGACGCTTCTGAGTCCCCCTTGGTTCTCGTAGTCGATGACGATCCATCCATGCGCGAGGCTCTAGACAGCTTGTTTCGCTCCGTTGGCTTGCACGTGAGGTTGTTTGCATCTGCGCCAGAACTTCTGGAGAGCAAGCTTCCCGACGTTACGTGTTGCCTGGTTTTGGATATTCGCCTGCCGCGGCGCAGCGGTCTCGATTTTCAAAGCGAGCTCGCCAAGCTGGATATCGATATCCCGATCATCTTCATCACGGGACATGGCGATGTACCAATGTCCGTCCGGGCCATGAAGGCCGGCGCCGTTGACTTCCTCACCAAGCCGTTTCGGGATCAGGATCTATTGGACGCGGTGAGCGTGGCTCTTGAGCGCGACCGGAAACGGCGGGAGGAATCCAAGGGGATCGCCGAGATCTCGGCACTGTTCGAAGGGCTCACACCGCGTGAGCGGGAGGTCATGTCCCTCGTCACCACCGGACTCATGAACAAGCAGGTGGCCGCCGAGATGGGAGTTAGCGAGATCACAGTGAAGATTCATCGCGGCAACGCCATGCGCAAGATGCGCGCCCGGTCACTGGCCGATCTTGTGCGAATGGCCGAGGCTCTTGGGCTTCATGCCGAGCGCCAGTGA